tcttatgtctattatttactgattttcattccttacatactcggtacattatttgtactgacgtcccctttgcctggggatgctgcgtttcatgcccgcaggtctcgatagacaggtcgaaagtcctccaagtaggcgatcagctcagtggaagatgttggtgcactccatttgctccggagttgcttgcttggtcagtatgatttagatgtgtattgtttagtATGACTGGGCTCGGtgccgacctttatgacaattatctactcttagagtcttgtagacaaATGCCATGTATATGTAAGATTGTATggtcttgtcggcctatgttcagtgtacgattgattattttggtcttataggcctgtaCGTCATACGTATAAGTTTGGATTACATGTTGAGTCGTCCAAGGTCGAGTATTTTccccatgttttattctacttatcttacGGCATCCTCTCtagctcatttacctatgatagtatgatacgaaatatACATTATGTAGTTACTCGACTGAGTAAGATACCGGGTGCTGGTTGTAGCCCATCGATTTTGGTCGTGACACATGGtgtcttcgggctatgaggatggtgtCTTCGGACTATGATGCATTTggacaatgtggcgatgtttcagctCATGAAGTGAATATATGTGATAGTATCGATCATTTGATAGAGGAAACATGTGACGTTGAGACGAGACAAAGCTTAGTCTTGTATGAAATGAGGGCAGTGTTTTAGCTCGATGCAAAGAGTGAAGACAatgattagtctcatgcagggaaaggcagtgcttagccttatgaaatggGGAGGCAGTGCTTGGCCCTATGCAGTatagaggcagggcttagcctcatacagAGAATAGAGacggtgcttagtctcatgcaaagaaaggtagtgcttagacttatgcaataatggaggcagtgcttagccttatgcaaggaatggagacaatgcttagtcttatgcagagaaaggcagtgcttagccttatgcaataatggaggcaatgcttagcctcatgagaggaatggagacaatgcttagtctcatgcaaagaaaggcagtgcttagccttatgaaataatggaggcagtccttagcctcatgcaaggaatggcaGTGAttggccttatgcaataatggaggtagtgcttagcctcgtgcagtgtagtggagatagtgcttagtctcatgcaagggaagacagtacttagccttatgcaataatggaggcaatgcttagcgtcattcaaagaatggagacaatgcttagtctcatacaagggaaggtaatgcttagccttatgcaataacgAGGGCAGTGTTTAGCTCTATCCGGGAAGAGTAATGATTAAATGTGAGCGAGAAAATGATTCTTATCTTGACGCATTTGTGCTTGGCAACTTCTGTTGGTATGAAGATAGTGATCatgttgtatgtatatatttGCAGACGTTCCTGTTATGTCCGTTGTACCTGCAtctaaagaaaaattgtgagttttggagAGGGGGAAAGGTTGGTTTGTGCTCTCGATTCCTCGCTTTGCATTTGCTCCTGTCTTGAGGTCCTGTTCGAGTCACCCCGGGTAACGTCTAGCGGCTATAGAAAGAATGCCATTTTCGAAAAACATGCATTTGTGATAAATCGTTTATATAAAAATGTAGTTGTTTGGAGTATGTGATAATGCATGAGAACAAATAATTTTGTCAAATTGGCTATTGTGACATGCTtatgagacattgcaacctccttaaCTCAGAagtttgagggtcctcctcaaaattctgccccagtttctatGCATACTTCTGGCGGTACATTCCTTAACGATTCTAAATATGACGAGATCGATCAAACTCTAGATCTTGCCCCTGTTTATGACCATAGGGTAAATGAAGAcattattatgatgtgaccgaacccacagggctaccTACGTATCCCTCTTAAacgagaatcaggtcaagcgtagtttaggttacatcaaatagaaagcgCAAACATAgtcttaaacataatatctcttgactgcgtccgaattgataggttttgtctagatctctccatccatttctgcaagtatacgCACTCCTCCTGTTAGTagtcggtgaaccatgtaagggccttgccagttgggtgagaatttttcctttgcttcatcctgatgtgggaagattcgcTTCAACACCAATTGCCCCGATGTGAATTGCCTTGACCTCACCTTTGCATTGAAAGCCCATTCCATTATGTTCTAGTAGAGTTTACCATGACatactgcgttcattcttttACTATCAATGAGAGCTAGCTGTTCGTACCGGCTCCGTACCCATCCCACGTCGCTGAGCTCGACTTCTTGTATAATTTTTAAGGAAGGGATCTCTAATTTGGCAGGGATAACATCTTCGGTACCATAGATCAGTAGatagggagttgccccagttgatgtacgAACTGTGGTACGGTATCCGAGCAAAGCAAATGGTAGCTTTTCGTTCCATTGCATGTAGttgtccaccattttcctcaatatcttcttgatgttcttgttggcggcttctacggctccattcatttgcggcctgTATGCTATAGGATTTCGATGCTTGATcctgaatgtttcacacatagctttcattaggtcactgttgagatttgtgtcattgtcagtaatgattgactagggcaccccgaatcgacaaacaatgcgatcccgggcaaaatctgctacgaccttcttagtcacaTCCTTATAGGATacgacttcaacccattttgtgaagtagtctatggccaccaaAATGAACCTGTGTCTGTTTGAAGCATCAGGTtcaattggtccgatgacatctATGCCCCAAGCAGAGAAAGGCCATGGTGAActcattgcattgagttcgttgggcgGTACTCGTATCATATTAgtatgtatctggcattggtgaaaCTTTTGATCATATTTGATACAGtctatttccatagtcatccagaagtaccctgctcttaatatcttcttggccaaaatgaaaccattcatgtgacatccgcaagttccggcatgtatttatTTGAGAAATCTAGATGCTTCCTTGGTATCGACACATCGCTGTAATCCCAAATCAATAGTCCTTCTATACAGAGTTTCTtcgctttgaaagaaatggctggccaatcttcgaagtgtatgcttctgagtgtgtgtagcaTTCTCTAGGTATTCTCCCCTTTCCAAGTATTCcttgatgtcatggaaccatggatttatgttgaactcttcttcaacatgagcataatAGGCTGGCTGCTTACTAATTCCTACTGGgatagggtcgatgaaattcttgtctggatgttttatcatggaagacaaggtagaTAATGCATCTGCTAACTCgttctgaatccttggaacatgttaaaattctatctttgtgaacctcttgatcaactaTTGTAAACAGTGCAAGTATGGCAATATTTAAGTGTTCttagtagcccattctcctagtacTTGGTGTGACAATAGATCAGAATCTCCGATTACCAATAACTCCTAAACGTTTATGTCAACGGacaacctgagtcccaagatgcaggcctcgtattctgccatattgttggtgcatgggaacctgagttttgcggataccagGTAATGTTTaccggtttctgatactaagacagcttcgatgcccactcccttgaagtttgctgctccgtcgaagaacatcctccaaccatcgtatGCTTCGGTAATATCTTCACCTACAAACGACACCTCCCCGTCGGGAAAATACATCTTCAGTGGTTCATATTCTTCGTCTACGGGATTCTCCGCCAAGTGATCGGCCAACACTTGCCCCTTGACTGCCTTCttagttacatagatgatgtcgaactcattTAGCAATATcttccactttgctaacttacccgtaggcatgggtttctgaaagatgtattctagttgatccatccttgatatgagatatatagTGTACGCGTAGAAATATTGTCTCAAcatctgggctatccatgtcagagCATAACAGGTGCACTTTAACAAAGAGTAACGGGCctcgtaaggtgtgaacttcttgctcagataatatatcgcttGCTCTTTCCTCCTAGTTTCGTCATGTTGTCCTAGAACGCAGCCAAAGGCTCCATCCAACACGGACAGATAAAGCAGCAgaggtcttcctggttctggcgggaccaacacgggcggtttagataaatactctttgattttgtcgaaggcatTCTGGCATTCTTTAGTCCAGCTTGTTGCATCatctttcttcatcatcttgaagATCGActcacatatcaccgttgattgtgctataaaacggATGATATAATTGAGGCGTCCTAGAAAATTCATCACATCCTTCTTATTCTTTGGCGGTGGAAAGTCTTGTataactttgatttttgacgggtctaactcaatacctCATCGGCTGATGAGGAACGCTAGcaactttccagcagggactccgaaggtgCATTTTGCggggttcaacttcaaattgtattttcgaagtCGGTCTAAAAACATCTTTAGGTTTGCTATGTGATCTGAGCttcttttggatttgatgataacatcatccacgtacacctttatttccttgtgtatcatatcatggaagatagtcgtcatggccctcatgtaggtggccccgacattcttcaaaccaaacaacaTAATTTTGTAACAATTTATCCCCCATGGCGTGATAAAGgcggtcttttcggcatcctctccgtccatccagatctgatgatatccctcGAAGCAATCCAAAAAAGAATAGAGCTCATGTTTGGCGCAGTTGTCGAttagtatgtgtatgttaggcaATGGGAAATCAaacttaggacttgctctgttcagatctcggtaatcgacacatactctaacttttccatctttctttagagtcggcacaatgttggctaaccaggtcgggtattcgaccactcgaaGAACCTTGGCTTggatttgcttggtgacctcctaTTTTATgttcagactcatatctggcttgaactttctgagcttctactttaccggtggacacatgggattggtaggtagcttgtgagctactatgggtgtgcttaacccagtcatatcatcgtaggaccatgcgaaAATGTCCTCATATTCCCTTAGGAACCTGATATACTCTTCCTTTTCTGagggtgatagatgaatgcttatacgagTTTCCTTGACTATTTCAGAATCCCCCAAGTTAAcggcctcagtttcctccaaattagactttggtttgttttcaaagtTCTCTACTTTTTTGACAATTTCCTcaagtattatatcatcttccagatcttttgaatcactgtccttatgttgcgttgtctcattacatgtcacattcgTAGGTTCATcaagatatgtaataattatgctgaaaagaatgtagaaaaataataataaatacgaaaaacaataatgcattaataaaactttaaaaatgTCAACAAAtacgactcgatggctcgagtaattatttcaaaacagaatactgaaaatgtcttaaatgctcaaaacaatttgaaaataagtcatgctaatttgccaggctacccaggaactaggcgagcccgggatggtgcgGCGGCCCAATTCTTGATAACAGCTCCTTCTCCCactgtctgaatggtaaggtcttcctcctcatcCCCCTCCTCAACAATTGCACTGTAGTCCATGTCTTTTTCATCCAGAAATAGCTTCCTCATACTGGCCAAAATCTTATCTTCCTCGGATCCCCACATTATGTTAGCCTAGTGGAATATCCGGTGTAGaggtggtatgggttgttccagcGGATAATAATGGGTGCGCCATGGCGGTATCCAATCCTGATGTTCTTGTATGGTATATTCATACCcgagtccaaaggtcgtgccatgatattGTGGTTGTACGGGTTTAgtgatcccctgaagcttttTGCCAAGACTGCCTGGTTTATATCCCATCCACAGCAATATGATTTCTATcttcttgctccaccatcgatccttttcaattgcATTCACCCGCTCAATGCGGTGATATGTTTCTCTGCCCAACTTCCTCCTATTTTTGATGACTGGAATAGTCTGGCTAGTGTAGATAGGGTTgcttccatctccatgaatgatcacctcctgatgattccacttgAACTTCACAACCTGGTGCAGAGTGGAAGCCACTACCCCAGCTGCGTGTATCAATGGTCGTCCCAATAATAGGTTCTAAGTAGCAGATATATCAAGTACTTGGAACTCAATATCAAACCAAGTTGTAGGTTGATTTCCTCAATAGTGGCTCTCTAGGATCCGTCgaacgccttcacattcatgcttcccatccgtatctcgtgcaggcctttgcCTTATCTTTTCAGAGTGGTTAGTGGGCATATGTTCAAGCTTGAGCCTTCATCTATccctggcaatgaacttgtcctcAAATTGCATTGTGATGTGCAATGCCTTCtt
This region of Nicotiana tomentosiformis chromosome 4, ASM39032v3, whole genome shotgun sequence genomic DNA includes:
- the LOC138909915 gene encoding uncharacterized protein; translated protein: MSSPWPFSAWGIDVIGPIEPDASNRHRIKHRNPIAYRPQMNGAVEAANKNIKKILRKMVDNYMQWNEKLPFALLGYRTTVRTSTGATPYLLIYGTEDVIPAKLEIPSLKIIQEVELSDVGWVRSRQFTSGQLVLKRIFPHQDEAKEKFSPNWQGPYMVHRLLTGGVRILAEMDGEI